The Synergistaceae bacterium genome window below encodes:
- a CDS encoding DUF3089 domain-containing protein: protein MKKKIFALAVIVVMAMSFTACADTPDYSQNASWYKIPNITKDVDTFYVYATEYMGLGENDPEYAALDNAEMLKGVDNQYMLQASAYEDSSNVFVPYYRQAGMRVMRKSWLETGDVDKAISAMPYNDITAALDYYFKNYNNGRPFIIAGHSQGSAIIRLLLKKYFMEHPDYYKRMIAAYVIGYSITKDDLKAYPHLKFAAGETDTGVIISWNTEGKENVENNIKTAVLLPGAISINPLNWKLDETYAPASENLGSLFMNEKTGKIGIGDVGADAQIILSRGTVVTNGPASPLPEDETRISAEYFGPDGRHADDYILYYNNIKANAAKRIAAYMSGRTPDYSQKTSWHKIPEITKDVDTFYINSTAYIFGSLKEDSPEYASIDNAEMLAGFAEEYLSHATVFEDATNVFMPYYRQAGMRVMKKSWLETGDVDKAISSKPYNDITAALDYYFKNYNNGRPFIIAGHSQGSAIVRLVLKKYFKQHPDYYKRMIAAYAIGYSITKDDLKNFPHLKFAEGETDTGVIISWNTEGKENVEENTKTAVLLPGAISINPLNWKLDETYAPASENLGSLLENGKIGDIGADAQIILSRGTVVTNAKPDPMPEEAARITAEYFGPGARHDNDYTFYYNNIKANVAKRIAAYKASK, encoded by the coding sequence ATGAAGAAGAAAATTTTTGCACTGGCAGTTATCGTTGTTATGGCAATGAGTTTTACAGCCTGCGCCGATACACCGGACTATTCACAAAATGCGAGCTGGTACAAGATTCCCAATATCACAAAGGATGTAGACACATTCTATGTTTACGCAACGGAGTACATGGGCTTAGGAGAGAATGACCCCGAATATGCAGCACTCGATAATGCAGAAATGTTAAAGGGCGTTGATAATCAATATATGCTTCAGGCAAGCGCATACGAGGACTCAAGCAACGTTTTTGTGCCGTATTACCGCCAGGCAGGAATGCGTGTAATGAGAAAATCTTGGCTTGAGACCGGAGACGTTGATAAAGCAATTTCAGCTATGCCCTATAATGACATAACAGCAGCACTTGATTACTACTTCAAGAATTACAACAACGGCAGACCGTTCATTATTGCAGGACACAGCCAGGGATCCGCTATAATTAGACTCCTTCTGAAAAAATATTTTATGGAACACCCCGACTACTATAAACGCATGATAGCCGCTTATGTAATAGGTTACTCAATCACTAAAGACGACCTCAAAGCATATCCTCATTTGAAATTTGCAGCAGGCGAGACAGATACAGGCGTAATAATTAGCTGGAACACTGAAGGCAAAGAAAATGTCGAGAATAACATCAAGACCGCTGTATTACTTCCCGGCGCAATCAGCATTAACCCGCTTAACTGGAAACTTGACGAGACTTACGCACCAGCAAGCGAAAATCTCGGCTCACTCTTTATGAACGAGAAAACCGGCAAAATCGGAATAGGCGATGTAGGAGCAGACGCGCAAATTATTCTTTCACGCGGAACAGTCGTAACAAACGGCCCGGCATCACCTCTCCCGGAAGATGAAACAAGAATCTCTGCTGAATATTTCGGTCCAGACGGCAGACACGCTGATGATTACATACTTTATTACAACAACATCAAAGCAAACGCAGCAAAACGTATCGCAGCTTATATGTCAGGGAGGACTCCGGATTATTCACAAAAAACGAGCTGGCACAAGATCCCGGAAATTACAAAGGATGTCGATACATTCTACATTAATTCAACGGCGTACATTTTCGGCAGCTTGAAAGAAGATTCACCCGAATACGCGTCAATCGACAACGCAGAAATGTTAGCAGGTTTTGCAGAAGAATATTTATCTCATGCAACAGTGTTCGAGGACGCTACAAATGTATTTATGCCGTATTACCGTCAAGCAGGAATGAGAGTCATGAAAAAATCTTGGCTTGAAACCGGAGACGTTGATAAAGCAATTTCAAGTAAGCCCTATAATGACATAACAGCAGCACTTGATTACTACTTCAAGAATTACAACAACGGCCGCCCGTTCATTATTGCAGGACACAGCCAGGGATCCGCTATAGTTAGACTCGTCCTGAAAAAATATTTTAAGCAGCACCCCGACTATTACAAGCGAATGATAGCAGCTTATGCAATAGGTTACTCAATCACTAAAGACGACCTTAAAAATTTTCCTCATTTGAAATTTGCAGAAGGTGAGACCGACACAGGCGTAATAATCAGCTGGAACACTGAAGGCAAAGAAAATGTCGAGGAAAACACCAAAACCGCCGTATTACTTCCGGGCGCAATCAGCATTAACCCGCTTAACTGGAAACTTGACGAGACTTACGCGCCTGCAAGCGAAAATCTAGGCTCACTCTTGGAAAATGGGAAGATCGGCGATATAGGAGCAGACGCGCAAATTATCCTTTCACGCGGAACAGTCGTAACAAACGCCAAGCCCGACCCAATGCCCGAAGAAGCCGCAAGAATCACAGCCGAGTACTTCGGACCGGGTGCCAGACACGACAACGATTACACTTTTTACTACAACAACATTAAAGCCAACGTCGCAAAACGTATCGCAGCTTACAAGGCAAGCAAATAG